From the Marivivens sp. LCG002 genome, the window GAGCGCACAACCAGCCACATCCGACGCTTCGCCCGCGCGGCCCATCGGGATGCCTTCGAGGATCATGGTCATCATCTCGGGGGTCAAAGCGCCGCCCGTGATGTCGGTTGCGATAAAGCCCGGACAGATCGCGTTGGAGCGCACGTTGAACGGCGCAAGCTCGCGGGCCATCGCCTTGGTGAGACCGAGGATCCCCGCCTTGGCTGCTGAATAGTGCGGGCCCCCGAAGATGCCGCCGCCGCGCTGGGCGGAGACGGATGAAAGGTTCACGATGGAGCCTGTCTTGCGCGATTTCATATGCGGGATAAGCGCTTGGCTCATGTAAAGCGTGCCACGCAGATTCACGTCGAGCACCGCGTCATAGTTCTCGGGCGCGATGTCCATGATCTTGAGCGGCTGGGTGATGCCTGCGTTGTTGACGAGGATATCGACCTGACCGAAGGT encodes:
- a CDS encoding SDR family NAD(P)-dependent oxidoreductase; this encodes MQLLKGKTAIITGAASKRGLGKATAKLFAEHGAKIAIFDLSAEAAQAAAADLPGEGHIGLACNVTDKAECDAASAAVIGTFGQVDILVNNAGITQPLKIMDIAPENYDAVLDVNLRGTLYMSQALIPHMKSRKTGSIVNLSSVSAQRGGGIFGGPHYSAAKAGILGLTKAMARELAPFNVRSNAICPGFIATDITGGALTPEMMTMILEGIPMGRAGEASDVAGCALFLASELSAYVTGSEVDVNGGSLIH